From the Gallaecimonas mangrovi genome, one window contains:
- a CDS encoding anthranilate synthase component II, translating to MIVLLDNLDSFTYNLVDDCRRLGEEVVIYRNSVSVDTVINKLASEPNAVLLLSPGPGNPQSAGNLLAVLEKALGTYPVLGVCLGHQALVEATGGSLKRSPLPRHGKAFRLNITSHPLFAGMGEAPMVGRYHSLVADTVSDKLDVIADTEDQVMAVVHKSAPAIGLQFHPESLLTRDGHKLLVNALTLLRGEA from the coding sequence ATGATAGTGCTGCTCGATAACCTCGACTCTTTTACTTACAACCTGGTGGATGACTGCCGCCGCCTTGGCGAAGAAGTGGTGATTTACCGCAACAGTGTCTCGGTCGATACCGTCATCAATAAGCTGGCCAGCGAACCGAATGCAGTGTTACTGCTCTCCCCCGGCCCGGGTAACCCACAATCGGCCGGCAATTTGCTCGCGGTGCTGGAAAAAGCCTTGGGCACCTATCCGGTATTGGGGGTTTGCCTTGGCCACCAAGCCTTGGTTGAAGCGACCGGTGGCAGCCTGAAACGTTCGCCGCTGCCGCGCCACGGCAAAGCCTTTCGCCTTAACATTACATCGCACCCGCTGTTTGCTGGCATGGGAGAAGCGCCAATGGTTGGCCGCTACCACAGCCTGGTGGCAGATACGGTGTCAGACAAACTCGACGTCATCGCTGATACCGAAGATCAGGTGATGGCGGTGGTGCATAAGTCGGCACCGGCAATTGGCTTGCAATTTCACCCCGAATCGCTGTTAACCCGTGACGGCCACAAACTGCTGGTTAACGCTTTGACATTATTGCGGGGTGAAGCGTGA
- the trpD gene encoding anthranilate phosphoribosyltransferase, with amino-acid sequence MSLEKLLNGERLSAEQSQAFFADMAAGNMDPLHLAAALAAMKVRGETSAELQGLAQALLAAGKPFSRPQGDLVDCCGTGGDGANTLNISTTAAFVAASAGIKVVKHGNKAVSSQSGSTDVLTALGITVMVDPALARQTLDEVNLCFLAAPQYHPGIKHAMPVRQALKTRTLFNLVGPLVNPARPNFQLMGVYDPALLETIARTLMALGVERGMVVHGSGLDEIALHGPTQVVEIRDGALIEYQLTPGDLGLRDASIEQLAGGDGSYNAQQLEKLLATAEPGPYFDAVAANAGALFYMANLTRTLKEGVAMAGDVMKSGKAHATLNQLKEMLRGHGA; translated from the coding sequence GTGAGTCTGGAAAAACTCCTCAATGGCGAGCGCCTTAGCGCCGAGCAGTCGCAAGCTTTTTTTGCCGACATGGCTGCCGGCAATATGGACCCGCTGCATCTAGCCGCAGCCCTTGCCGCCATGAAAGTACGCGGCGAAACCAGTGCTGAGCTGCAAGGTTTGGCCCAGGCACTGTTAGCGGCCGGTAAGCCCTTTTCGCGGCCGCAAGGCGACTTAGTCGACTGCTGCGGTACCGGCGGCGACGGAGCCAACACCTTGAATATTTCCACCACCGCCGCTTTTGTTGCGGCCAGCGCTGGCATCAAGGTGGTAAAACACGGCAACAAGGCGGTGTCGTCACAATCCGGTAGTACCGATGTGCTGACCGCGCTGGGCATCACCGTTATGGTTGACCCGGCTCTGGCCCGGCAAACTCTTGATGAGGTCAACTTGTGCTTTTTGGCCGCACCGCAATATCACCCCGGCATCAAACACGCCATGCCGGTGCGCCAGGCCTTAAAAACCCGCACGCTTTTTAACCTGGTTGGCCCGTTGGTGAACCCGGCGCGCCCTAACTTCCAATTGATGGGGGTTTACGACCCAGCACTTTTGGAAACCATTGCCCGCACCCTAATGGCGCTGGGTGTTGAGCGCGGCATGGTGGTACACGGCAGCGGTCTCGATGAAATTGCCCTGCATGGCCCCACCCAAGTGGTGGAAATTCGTGACGGCGCCCTTATCGAATACCAATTAACGCCTGGCGACCTTGGCCTTAGAGACGCCAGCATCGAGCAACTGGCCGGCGGTGATGGCTCTTATAATGCCCAGCAATTGGAAAAACTGCTGGCAACGGCAGAGCCCGGCCCGTACTTTGACGCAGTAGCCGCCAATGCGGGTGCGCTTTTTTACATGGCAAACCTAACCCGCACCCTTAAAGAAGGGGTCGCCATGGCCGGTGATGTAATGAAAAGCGGCAAGGCCCATGCCACGCTTAATCAGTTAAAGGAGATGCTCCGTGGCCACGGTGCTTGA
- the trpCF gene encoding bifunctional indole-3-glycerol-phosphate synthase TrpC/phosphoribosylanthranilate isomerase TrpF, with product MATVLEEIVERKKADLPALKAQFPRASTMTLPLSKRSLEHSLRFGSGFILECKKASPSKGLIRPDFDPKALAGIYQQYASGISVLTDEPYFQGRPEYLAAVAQSVTVPVLMKDFFIDPFQIRLARYLGADAILLMLSVLDDNTYLALAEEAKKLNLDILTEAATAEERDRAVRLGARIIGINNRNLHDMSIDLGRTEQLAKGIPEDRVVISESGIKSHQDVKRLKGTAQGFLVGSELMNKADVNLACRQLILGEHKVCGLTKAADAKAAYDAGACYGGLIFAAKSPRAVTEAEAATIMAGAKLAYVGVFVDTDIEQVAAISNRLGLFAVQLHGNEDASYVAALRDKTQAQIWKACTVDAVPDMAVDRLVVDSTQQGQFGGTGAVFDWSKLGNQFTAPVMLAGGIGPDNVQSALGVPGIIGLDLNSKLESAPGIKDPALIQQTFQLMRQA from the coding sequence GTGGCCACGGTGCTTGAAGAAATCGTAGAACGCAAAAAAGCCGACTTGCCAGCACTAAAGGCCCAGTTTCCACGTGCTAGCACCATGACCCTGCCACTGTCGAAAAGGTCCCTCGAGCACAGCTTGCGTTTCGGCAGCGGCTTTATTCTGGAATGTAAAAAAGCCAGCCCCTCCAAGGGCCTTATTCGCCCGGACTTTGACCCCAAGGCCTTGGCTGGCATTTACCAGCAGTACGCTTCCGGTATTTCGGTATTAACCGACGAGCCCTATTTTCAAGGCCGCCCCGAATATCTGGCCGCTGTGGCGCAAAGTGTCACGGTGCCGGTGCTGATGAAAGACTTTTTTATCGACCCTTTCCAGATACGCTTGGCACGCTATTTAGGGGCCGACGCCATTCTGTTAATGCTGTCGGTACTGGATGACAACACCTATTTGGCACTGGCAGAAGAAGCGAAAAAGCTGAACCTTGATATTTTGACCGAGGCGGCAACCGCTGAAGAGCGCGACCGGGCGGTGCGCCTTGGCGCCAGAATAATCGGCATTAATAACCGCAACTTACATGACATGAGCATCGACCTGGGCCGCACCGAACAGTTGGCCAAAGGCATTCCTGAAGACCGTGTGGTTATCAGCGAATCGGGCATTAAAAGCCATCAGGACGTCAAACGGCTTAAAGGCACCGCCCAAGGCTTTTTGGTGGGCTCTGAACTGATGAACAAGGCCGATGTGAACCTCGCCTGCCGCCAGCTGATTTTGGGTGAACACAAAGTCTGTGGCCTTACCAAGGCGGCGGATGCCAAAGCCGCTTATGACGCTGGCGCCTGCTACGGCGGCCTTATTTTCGCGGCCAAAAGCCCAAGAGCGGTTACCGAGGCAGAAGCCGCCACCATTATGGCCGGCGCCAAGCTTGCCTATGTTGGCGTTTTTGTTGATACGGATATTGAACAAGTGGCCGCCATTAGCAACCGGCTGGGGCTTTTTGCGGTGCAGCTTCACGGCAATGAAGATGCCAGCTATGTAGCAGCGCTTCGCGACAAAACCCAGGCCCAGATCTGGAAGGCCTGCACCGTTGATGCCGTGCCTGACATGGCGGTTGACCGCCTGGTGGTCGACTCAACACAGCAAGGCCAATTTGGCGGCACAGGCGCCGTTTTCGACTGGTCAAAATTGGGCAACCAATTCACTGCCCCAGTGATGCTGGCAGGCGGCATAGGCCCTGACAATGTCCAAAGTGCACTCGGTGTGCCCGGCATTATCGGCCTTGATCTTAATTCCAAACTGGAATCGGCCCCGGGTATTAAAGACCCCGCCCTTATCCAGCAGACATTTCAGTTAATGAGGCAAGCATGA
- the trpB gene encoding tryptophan synthase subunit beta, with the protein MSHFSPYFGEFGGTFVPEILVPALDQLTAAFENALEDDSFKAELGALLKHYAGRPTPLYEATHLSPNPLVRIFLKREDLLHGGAHKTNQVLAQALLTKRMGKNEIIAETGAGQHGVATAMVAAMMGMKARIYMGAKDCERQQPNVYRMKLMGAEVIPVHAGSGTLKDAVNEALRDWAANYDTAHYLLGTAAGPHPFPHLVREFQRIIGAEAKAQMIEAIGRLPDAAIACVGGGSNAIGLFADFIDEKDVELIGVEPGGEGVETGKHGAPIYMAKEGILHGMKSYLMQDEDGQVEESHSISAGLDYPAVGPQHAYLAKTGRAQYVPINDDEAIEGFKALCRSEGIIPAIESSHALAYALKRAKAASKEEVLLVNLSGRGDKDLNTIMKLEGLL; encoded by the coding sequence ATGAGCCATTTTTCCCCTTATTTTGGCGAGTTCGGCGGTACCTTTGTACCGGAGATCTTGGTGCCGGCACTGGATCAGCTGACAGCAGCCTTTGAAAATGCCCTTGAAGACGACAGCTTTAAAGCCGAACTTGGCGCCCTTTTAAAGCACTATGCAGGCCGCCCCACGCCGCTTTATGAAGCCACGCACCTAAGCCCCAATCCTTTGGTACGCATTTTCCTTAAACGCGAAGATTTGCTCCATGGCGGTGCCCATAAAACCAACCAGGTGTTGGCCCAGGCACTGCTCACCAAGCGGATGGGCAAAAACGAAATCATTGCCGAAACCGGTGCTGGCCAGCACGGTGTTGCCACCGCCATGGTAGCGGCAATGATGGGCATGAAAGCGCGCATTTACATGGGCGCCAAGGACTGCGAACGCCAACAGCCCAACGTTTATCGCATGAAGTTGATGGGGGCCGAGGTTATTCCGGTACATGCCGGCTCTGGCACCTTAAAAGATGCTGTTAATGAAGCGCTTCGCGATTGGGCCGCCAATTACGATACCGCCCATTACCTGCTGGGCACCGCTGCTGGCCCGCACCCCTTCCCGCATTTGGTACGGGAGTTTCAACGTATCATTGGCGCCGAGGCCAAAGCTCAGATGATTGAAGCCATTGGCCGCCTGCCCGACGCTGCCATTGCCTGCGTTGGTGGCGGCTCTAACGCCATTGGCCTTTTTGCCGATTTTATCGACGAAAAAGACGTGGAATTGATTGGGGTAGAACCCGGCGGCGAAGGCGTGGAAACCGGCAAGCACGGCGCCCCTATCTACATGGCCAAAGAAGGCATTTTGCACGGCATGAAAAGCTACCTGATGCAAGATGAAGACGGCCAGGTAGAAGAGTCGCACTCGATTTCAGCGGGGCTGGATTACCCGGCAGTGGGCCCACAACATGCCTACCTTGCCAAAACCGGCCGTGCCCAATATGTGCCCATTAACGACGACGAAGCCATTGAGGGCTTTAAAGCCTTATGCCGCTCTGAAGGGATAATTCCGGCGATTGAATCTTCCCACGCCTTGGCTTATGCCCTAAAACGCGCCAAAGCTGCCAGCAAAGAAGAGGTGTTGCTGGTGAATCTTTCTGGCCGCGGCGATAAAGATCTCAACACCATTATGAAGTTGGAGGGCCTGCTATGA
- the trpA gene encoding tryptophan synthase subunit alpha, which translates to MSLYQSLFERLRAKKEGAFIPFLTLGDPDLDTSFELLCTLVENGADALELGVPFSDPVADGPTIQAATLRALASGTTPKKALALVRRLKDKYPEIPVGLLTYANLVFAAGIDQFYLDAKAAGVDSVLVADVPIKESAPFVKAAKAAKVAPVMIAPPNASEATLKAVAQLSEGYVYLVSRAGVTGTETAAGKPLGHIIDTLKRYQSAPVVLGFGIAEPEQVKAALAAGCAGAISGSAAVKAAEQGPEQLAAFSASMKAASR; encoded by the coding sequence ATGAGCCTGTATCAATCCTTGTTTGAGCGCCTAAGAGCCAAAAAAGAAGGGGCTTTCATTCCCTTTTTGACCCTGGGCGACCCGGATTTAGACACCAGCTTCGAACTGCTTTGCACCTTGGTTGAAAATGGCGCTGATGCGTTAGAACTCGGCGTGCCGTTTTCCGACCCGGTAGCGGATGGCCCAACAATTCAGGCTGCCACTTTGCGTGCGCTTGCCAGTGGCACCACCCCGAAAAAGGCCCTGGCCTTGGTGCGGCGTTTAAAAGACAAATATCCCGAGATACCGGTGGGGTTATTAACTTACGCCAACCTGGTGTTTGCCGCCGGTATTGACCAGTTCTACCTTGATGCCAAAGCCGCAGGTGTTGATTCCGTGTTGGTGGCCGATGTGCCCATCAAGGAGTCTGCGCCTTTTGTAAAAGCCGCCAAGGCCGCCAAGGTTGCACCGGTGATGATAGCGCCGCCCAATGCCTCAGAAGCCACCCTTAAAGCCGTTGCTCAGCTGAGTGAAGGCTACGTTTATTTGGTCTCGCGCGCCGGTGTTACCGGCACCGAAACCGCGGCTGGCAAACCGCTTGGCCATATTATTGACACCCTTAAACGCTATCAGTCAGCCCCTGTTGTATTAGGTTTTGGCATTGCCGAGCCGGAGCAAGTGAAAGCGGCGCTTGCCGCCGGCTGCGCCGGTGCCATTAGTGGTAGCGCCGCGGTTAAGGCCGCAGAGCAAGGCCCCGAGCAGTTGGCAGCCTTTAGTGCCAGCATGAAAGCGGCTAGCCGCTAA